From the genome of Flavobacterium ovatum, one region includes:
- a CDS encoding FAD-dependent oxidoreductase → MKRRDFLTKGTQGAIAAAALIPLGVSATPTESPLQVDDLGDRKKDNWLDVGSGKKIKPQRKITKEFDVVVLGGGAAGICAAVAAARNGAKTVLVQDRSVLGGNASSEIRVHLNGVNHLKGGLPERETGIIEELLLLNRFDNPQASFPVFDHVMYDFVVREPNLELMLNTQAVEAKMSGNKIKSARCWQSNTETEITIKAPIFIDCSGDGLLAATAGAEYRTGREASSEFGEKYAPKVADGWQMGASILMSSKDMGKPMPYSPPSYAIRYKAEIAHKKRYIKGFDEGIWWVEVGSEHDIIADQEINRHKLMGYLHGVWDYIKNSGNHPESINYALDWVGTLPGRRESRRFIGDHILSETDMTGHKHFEDAIAFGGWSLDEHNPGGIENPSEPPSYFHEDFTEIYEVPFRSLYSKNIDNLLFAGRNVSQTHIALSSSRIMATCALMGQAVGTAATICVQKNVSPRDISNKFINELQEQLLRDDAFIPMRPANDALDLAKKASLIFASSTLSGDAKLLNNGWSRDINNKIHHWESDGLNAELQMEWENPIDLSTVEIKCDTNVKRNIMMRKDQRHDKIYTNTVPEEMLKAADLEARVNGSWIKLGTLDNNKRRLIKFKFDSVKTTAIRLKLKETYGKKTVKLFEVRCYA, encoded by the coding sequence ATGAAAAGAAGAGATTTTTTAACCAAAGGAACACAAGGTGCTATTGCGGCTGCGGCATTAATTCCGCTAGGAGTTAGTGCAACTCCAACAGAAAGCCCCTTGCAAGTAGATGATTTAGGCGATAGAAAAAAAGACAATTGGCTAGACGTAGGGAGTGGAAAAAAAATAAAACCCCAACGCAAAATAACCAAAGAATTTGATGTGGTTGTTCTTGGCGGTGGTGCTGCTGGTATTTGTGCCGCAGTTGCTGCAGCTCGTAATGGAGCCAAAACAGTATTAGTGCAAGACCGTTCGGTTTTGGGAGGTAATGCTTCTAGTGAAATCCGAGTGCATTTGAACGGTGTAAACCATCTAAAGGGTGGCTTGCCAGAACGTGAAACCGGAATTATAGAAGAATTATTATTGCTCAACCGCTTTGATAATCCGCAAGCTTCGTTTCCTGTTTTTGATCATGTGATGTATGATTTTGTGGTACGAGAACCCAATTTAGAATTAATGCTGAACACCCAAGCGGTAGAAGCAAAAATGTCTGGAAATAAGATAAAAAGTGCCCGTTGCTGGCAATCCAATACCGAAACGGAGATTACTATTAAAGCTCCAATTTTTATTGATTGTTCTGGTGATGGTTTATTGGCAGCAACTGCAGGAGCAGAATACCGTACTGGTCGTGAAGCATCGTCTGAATTTGGTGAAAAATATGCGCCAAAAGTAGCCGATGGTTGGCAAATGGGAGCTTCGATATTGATGTCGTCCAAAGATATGGGAAAACCTATGCCTTATTCTCCACCTTCTTACGCCATTCGGTACAAAGCCGAAATTGCTCATAAAAAAAGATACATCAAAGGGTTTGATGAAGGCATTTGGTGGGTAGAAGTAGGAAGCGAGCACGATATTATTGCTGACCAAGAAATCAATCGCCATAAATTAATGGGCTATTTACACGGTGTTTGGGATTACATAAAAAATTCTGGTAATCATCCGGAGTCTATAAACTACGCATTGGATTGGGTAGGAACGTTGCCGGGTCGTAGAGAATCTCGTCGTTTTATAGGTGATCATATTTTGTCTGAAACAGATATGACAGGGCACAAACATTTTGAAGATGCCATCGCTTTTGGAGGTTGGTCATTAGACGAACACAATCCGGGTGGAATCGAAAATCCATCGGAGCCGCCAAGTTATTTTCACGAAGATTTTACAGAAATTTATGAAGTTCCGTTTCGTTCTTTATATTCAAAAAATATTGATAATCTACTATTTGCAGGTCGTAACGTGAGTCAAACGCATATTGCACTTTCGTCCTCACGCATTATGGCAACTTGCGCTTTGATGGGACAAGCGGTGGGAACAGCTGCTACTATTTGTGTACAGAAAAACGTAAGTCCACGAGATATTTCGAATAAGTTTATAAATGAATTACAAGAGCAATTGTTGCGAGACGATGCTTTTATTCCGATGCGTCCTGCAAATGACGCACTAGATTTGGCCAAAAAAGCAAGTTTAATATTTGCTTCTTCAACACTTTCAGGTGATGCCAAATTGTTGAATAATGGTTGGTCTCGTGATATCAATAACAAAATTCATCATTGGGAATCAGACGGACTCAATGCCGAGCTGCAAATGGAATGGGAAAATCCAATTGATTTATCCACAGTTGAAATTAAGTGCGATACCAATGTGAAACGAAATATTATGATGCGAAAAGACCAGCGTCATGATAAAATTTACACCAATACAGTTCCAGAAGAAATGTTGAAAGCAGCCGATTTGGAAGCAAGAGTAAACGGTTCTTGGATTAAATTGGGAACATTAGATAATAATAAAAGGCGATTGATTAAGTTCAAATTTGATAGCGTTAAAACAACGGCTATTCGATTAAAACTGAAAGAAACCTATGGAAAGAAAACGGTGAAGCTGTTTGAAGTTCGTTGCTATGCTTAG
- a CDS encoding FAD:protein FMN transferase produces MIFINLIIALLFPPSSQVVWNKYQINGFTQGTTYSVTYYAQESSVNESQLDSIFNRIDASLSIYDQQSLISQFNNSNDCVLMDSHFKNVIQRSQEIYQDTDGLFDITVLPLMEAWGFGKKGIVPTEPNVELIKEVQQNIGTNLLKIKGNSLWKKNLKIRIDVNGIAQGYSVDVVADFLEQKKIVNYLVEIGGEIRIKGKRQPSGELMKIGIESPTNHEHLPKSYQKIVSIPEGAITTSGNYQKFYENKGKKIAHLMNPKTGYPIQNDLISVTVFAPDAITADGYDNALMAMGLKKAFQFVSKRKKLESYFIYKDENGVVKDTATTGFYSFIDKNEY; encoded by the coding sequence ATGATTTTTATAAACCTCATAATCGCTCTTTTGTTTCCTCCAAGCTCGCAAGTAGTCTGGAACAAATACCAGATTAATGGGTTTACGCAAGGCACGACCTATTCTGTTACCTACTATGCGCAGGAAAGTAGCGTGAATGAAAGTCAATTGGATAGTATTTTTAATCGAATAGATGCCTCATTGTCGATTTATGATCAGCAATCTTTGATCAGTCAATTCAATAATTCGAATGATTGCGTACTTATGGATTCGCATTTTAAAAATGTAATCCAGCGTTCTCAGGAAATTTATCAGGATACCGATGGATTGTTTGATATTACCGTTTTGCCATTAATGGAAGCTTGGGGTTTTGGAAAAAAAGGAATTGTTCCAACAGAGCCAAATGTGGAATTGATAAAAGAAGTGCAGCAAAACATAGGCACTAATCTTTTGAAAATAAAAGGCAATTCACTTTGGAAGAAAAACCTGAAAATAAGAATTGATGTCAACGGTATTGCGCAAGGTTATTCTGTAGATGTGGTCGCTGATTTTTTGGAACAAAAGAAAATAGTAAATTATTTGGTCGAAATAGGTGGTGAGATTCGAATAAAAGGTAAACGACAACCCAGTGGCGAGTTAATGAAAATCGGAATTGAATCGCCAACAAATCACGAGCATTTGCCAAAATCCTATCAAAAAATAGTTAGCATTCCAGAAGGTGCGATTACGACCTCTGGGAATTATCAGAAATTCTATGAAAACAAAGGAAAAAAAATCGCTCACTTAATGAATCCAAAAACAGGTTATCCTATTCAGAATGATTTGATAAGTGTGACCGTTTTTGCCCCAGATGCTATTACGGCCGATGGTTATGACAATGCGCTAATGGCAATGGGATTGAAAAAAGCGTTTCAATTTGTTTCGAAAAGAAAGAAGTTAGAGTCTTATTTTATTTACAAAGATGAAAATGGCGTGGTGAAAGATACAGCTACAACAGGTTTTTATTCTTTTATAGATAAAAATGAATATTGA